Proteins co-encoded in one Chloroflexota bacterium genomic window:
- a CDS encoding trimethylamine methyltransferase encodes MRGNYTVNSGVRFRMLTDDQLQELYDGVLHVLEYTGLEVHHEESLEILKKAGAWVDGNRVRIPSYLVRKSLELAPRSFTVFSRDGNPENNIHIGPGRAHFGPGPTCPNFIDVETMDRRPYVKSDVPKVAKVVDALPNVDFCESLGTVNDVHHDLGALYEFAGMFPNTSKPIVAWSYDKYDSAGIHEIAVAEAGGQAAFERRPNYIHYCEPLSPLVSTGEALDKLIFAAKHRIPLIFTPCPIAGGTAPVTAAGIIIQGAAESWMGLTIAQALQPGLPFIMGGVFSVMDMSSMILSYGAPELSLMMAGLTELAHFAGLPLWQTGGCTDSKTFDEQAIIEGSLSVYFSALTGGDLTHDVGYTESAMTGSVFQLTAMDEAIGYARRITRGIEVNEDTMAVDVINNVGPNGHYLREEHTRRHYKTEFWYPNICDRRNYEEWEEEGKKTMKDRTYARVQDILATHKTAPIKPETEKVIEKVLAEAEERVKGE; translated from the coding sequence ATGAGAGGCAACTATACTGTTAACTCTGGCGTGCGTTTTCGAATGCTGACGGATGACCAATTGCAAGAACTGTATGATGGCGTCCTTCACGTACTCGAATACACTGGCCTTGAGGTACACCATGAAGAATCTCTGGAGATTCTGAAGAAAGCCGGGGCTTGGGTAGATGGCAACCGGGTACGCATCCCCTCGTATTTGGTGCGCAAATCGCTGGAACTGGCTCCGCGCAGTTTCACTGTTTTTTCGCGTGATGGCAACCCCGAGAATAATATCCACATCGGGCCGGGGCGCGCCCACTTTGGGCCTGGTCCGACCTGCCCCAACTTCATCGATGTCGAAACGATGGATCGGCGTCCCTATGTTAAATCAGACGTCCCCAAAGTCGCCAAAGTTGTAGATGCCCTGCCGAATGTCGATTTCTGCGAATCGCTGGGTACCGTCAACGATGTGCACCACGATCTCGGCGCGCTCTACGAATTTGCGGGCATGTTCCCCAACACCAGCAAACCGATTGTGGCCTGGTCGTATGACAAATACGATTCGGCTGGCATCCACGAAATTGCCGTGGCCGAAGCGGGTGGACAAGCAGCCTTTGAACGCCGCCCGAACTATATTCACTACTGTGAACCCCTTTCTCCGTTGGTCAGCACCGGCGAAGCGTTGGATAAACTCATCTTCGCCGCCAAGCATCGCATCCCGCTGATCTTCACCCCCTGCCCTATTGCCGGTGGCACCGCCCCTGTAACCGCAGCGGGCATCATCATCCAGGGCGCAGCCGAATCATGGATGGGTTTGACCATCGCTCAGGCCTTGCAGCCGGGCTTGCCCTTCATCATGGGCGGCGTGTTTTCGGTGATGGATATGAGTTCCATGATCCTTTCCTACGGCGCACCAGAGCTTTCGCTGATGATGGCTGGTCTCACCGAACTGGCGCACTTCGCCGGGCTGCCTCTGTGGCAAACGGGCGGCTGCACCGATTCGAAAACTTTCGACGAACAGGCGATTATTGAAGGTTCGCTCTCGGTGTATTTCTCTGCGCTAACGGGTGGCGACCTGACCCACGATGTGGGTTACACCGAAAGCGCGATGACCGGTTCTGTCTTCCAGTTGACTGCCATGGACGAAGCGATTGGCTACGCCCGAAGAATCACTCGCGGCATTGAAGTCAACGAAGACACCATGGCCGTGGATGTGATTAACAATGTTGGCCCCAACGGGCATTACCTGCGCGAAGAACATACCCGCCGCCACTATAAAACCGAGTTCTGGTATCCCAATATTTGCGACCGTCGCAATTACGAAGAATGGGAAGAAGAGGGCAAAAAGACGATGAAAGATCGCACCTATGCCCGCGTGCAAGATATTCTTGCCACACACAAAACAGCCCCCATAAAGCCCGAAACCGAAAAAGTG